ACGTGCGCCAGGTATGGCGGTGAGATCCGCAGCGCTGCGGATCCGCCACGTCCGGGACGCGGCGATCTAGTCGGGGGAGACCGACGGTTTCGCTGAACCGTACGGACGATGTGGGGCGAGCCCGTCGGCGTCGACCCTGACAGGGATCAGATCGGCCGGCGTGAACCCGCCGGCGACAGTCGCCACGGTGGTCGGGGCCGACAGCCCCGACGCGCCCGCGCCAGTGGCGCACGGCAGTGCGTCCGGTTTTCCGGCCGGCCAGTAGGGGGCCGGCGGAAGGTGACCGGTCGCGCCGTAGGCGGCTGCCGGCGTCATGCCGTGATGCAACCGCTGTGCCTGCTGCCGCGGCTGCGCCCAGTCCGGGAACCGGTTGCCGGGGGTGAGGGCAGGAGGCGGCGTGACCGCGGACGCCGGCGGAGGCACGGCGACCACGGGAGGGCCCGGAAGCAGTCCGATGGGATGCCGGACGATCGGCAGCGGCAGCGGATCGTCGCCGCCGAGGCGGCCGCCGATCCGGGGCAGCAGGTCGACGACCGGCGCGAGCGGGGACTTCGGGCCGAGGACAGCATCGACCAGGTCGCGTACCGGCGCGGTCTCCGGTTTGTCGACCGCCGTACGGATCTGGTCGGCGAGCGTACGCGCCGGAGTGGCCGGCTGGTTGCCGGTGCCGGTCGCGGGTCGGGACTGGTGCGCCGGCCGGTCTCCGGCCAGCGCCGCGTGATGCGCCTGTGCGGCCGTCTGGATAGCCGCCACGGCCTGACTCACCGTGACCGGTCGGTCAGGCGTCAGGCCGGTGGGATTGGTGCGCGCATCGTCGACTGTGTGCGCCTGCGCCGCGGACGCTGAGGCGAACAGCCACGCGCAGACCGCGAAGAGACCGAGCAACGCCAGCCGGAGAACAAGACGGGTGGATCGCCGCATAGCGGACGCGCTCACATCGTCACCGATACGAGTGGCTCCGTTGCCGTCGATCACATTCGCCCCGATCACTGACCTGTAGTGCTCTTGGTCTCACTCCCAGTGAGCGCTGGAGGGAAGCTACCAAGTGCGTCGCGGACGCGCCAAACACGACATGAACTCTCGGGAGTGTCGCGGCGACGAATCCAGCCCACAGACTGCCAGAGATGTCCGGCTTATGCCACTTCAAAACACCGCAAACCGAGGCATTACACCGAATCGGAAATTATGCGTGAAGGTGATAAACCCATGCCGGCGGAATGTTGGCCAGCACCAGCTCGCGGTCGGTTTGGTGGCTTTCCATACGATCCGCGACGACCGCCTCGACCCGGATCATCCGGACATATTCCCGCTCTCGGCTGGTCAGCAGCTTGACCCGCCGCAACGCCGCGTACGTGAAGAACGAGAGCCGTGCCTTCGGGTCGAGTGCACCGAGCAGAATGTCCAGAATGCCGGACACGGTCTCCGCGTCGAAGTTGGTGAAGGGGAGGCCGCAGACAACCGCGTGATAGCCGGTCGGCAGCTCGATCTCCTGCACCAGGCCGGGGAGGATGCGGACCCGGTCGGCTACTCGGCGTAGCCGCGGGTCCGTACGCAGCAGGTCGGTCATCCAGGCCACGAACTTCGGGTTGGCCTCCACCAGGTCGAGCGTGTCGCCGGGCCGCATCCTGGCCGCGATCCGCCGGGTCACCGCGCCGGTGCCCGGTCCGACCTCAAGCAGCCGCCGTGGGCCGTCCGACGGAGCGCTGTGCAGATGCCGGCACAGCTCGCGGGCCAGTGCCTGGCCGCTCGGCGCGATCGCTCCGGTGGTGTGGAAGTTGCGTACGAACTCGGCGGCGAAGAGCGCCATCGCGTTGCCGCCGGACTGTCGATCGCGCCGTGTCGCTGTCATTTCTCCAACGTACCGACCCGCACACGAAAGACCGGACCCGAGCGACGCTGCTCGGGTCCGGCCTCTTTGCGTTATTCAGTTATGAGCGGGTGGTCAGCCCAGTGGC
The Fodinicola acaciae DNA segment above includes these coding regions:
- a CDS encoding class I SAM-dependent methyltransferase, which codes for MTATRRDRQSGGNAMALFAAEFVRNFHTTGAIAPSGQALARELCRHLHSAPSDGPRRLLEVGPGTGAVTRRIAARMRPGDTLDLVEANPKFVAWMTDLLRTDPRLRRVADRVRILPGLVQEIELPTGYHAVVCGLPFTNFDAETVSGILDILLGALDPKARLSFFTYAALRRVKLLTSREREYVRMIRVEAVVADRMESHQTDRELVLANIPPAWVYHLHA